The nucleotide window ATTTCAGGGGGGCTTCAATCAGTTTGGTGGAGGTGCGGCTCAACCGTTCAGCGGCACGGCCAATGCAAGTTTCGCCGCAGGCAGCGTGGGAGGGCAGCCTGGGTTTCTCATCGTCACCACTGGCAATGCACGGGTGCTTGCGATTGATGCCGCAGCCATCGCCTCCTGTGTGGTGTCCGGTCTGCCGGTGGCGCTTTCCCAGCGGGAACTCCTGCTCCACTCTGTGCGCGCAAGCACGCGGGATGTGAATGGACGGCTCTTCCGTATGCGCGCGGGCTGGGACCCCGGCTCTGAAAAGATGGCTGTATCGCAGTCTCCTGCGCCCATGAGTGGCAAGGGAAAGGTGGTGGTGCAGCCGCAGTCCATGCAGATGAGCTCGGATGATGGCGCTTTCACCCTCTTTGCCAGCGGAGGATTTGCCTCCGCAGATGTGGATTGGCGTGGGCTCGCAAGCGGATTCGAGGCGGAAAGCTGGAGCGGCACTTTGGGAGCAGAGAGGCGTCTCGCGGAGGACCTCGTTCTCGGGCTCGCAGGTACCTACCTTCAGACCGATGGTGATTTTGACAGTCGTGGCGCTGTGGATCTTGATGGCTTTGCCATCTCCGCGTACCTCTCATGGACGCCGGGGAATTTCTACGTCGATACGCTGTATAGCTTCGGCAGTTTTGAAGAGGACATCCACCGTCGCACTGGCTTGGGCACGACCGCCACAGCTGAGCCGGATAGCGAGAATCATTCCGTGGAGTTCAACGCAGGATACAACTTCCGTCTTGGGGCTCTCCAAACCGGTCCTTTCATCGGACTGGACTACCGGAACGGTGAGCTCGATGGCTATGCCGAACAAAGCGCGGGGCGGGGGAGTCTGGCCTA belongs to Roseimicrobium gellanilyticum and includes:
- a CDS encoding autotransporter outer membrane beta-barrel domain-containing protein; translation: MKTPTIMKAGVLALIFLASGGTIATSHAQGFQGGFNFGGGGGFQGGFQGGGFNFGGGFQGGFQQFGGGGGFQGGGSFNFGGQGGFQGFQQFGGQSGFQGGFNQFGGGAAQPFSGTANASFAAGSVGGQPGFLIVTTGNARVLAIDAAAIASCVVSGLPVALSQRELLLHSVRASTRDVNGRLFRMRAGWDPGSEKMAVSQSPAPMSGKGKVVVQPQSMQMSSDDGAFTLFASGGFASADVDWRGLASGFEAESWSGTLGAERRLAEDLVLGLAGTYLQTDGDFDSRGAVDLDGFAISAYLSWTPGNFYVDTLYSFGSFEEDIHRRTGLGTTATAEPDSENHSVEFNAGYNFRLGALQTGPFIGLDYRNGELDGYAEQSAGRGSLAYEDQKYDSLVTRVGWQASYRIETGFGAITPQIRAAWERENLNANEFVKVSLTSSPYRWLSGGGETPDYEVQARTARPDEDYLNVGGGLLIEVGSNFFIILDYEGHVLRGNEEEHFASIIASLKF